The Actinomadura sp. WMMB 499 genome includes a window with the following:
- a CDS encoding TetR family transcriptional regulator — translation MAPGLRERKKARTRALIQATALRLFREHGYEATTVERIAREAEVAHTTVFRYFPTKEDLVVSDDYDPVLFEALRARPADVPPLRALREAMRATLEGLPADDLAAARDRAVLILDVPALRGAAFGNMLATMRALGGVLAERTGRAPDDPAVRTLTGAVFGVFLELMVRWVEDPSVHLPDAVDEALAALESGLAG, via the coding sequence GTGGCGCCGGGGCTGCGGGAACGGAAGAAGGCCCGGACGCGGGCGCTGATCCAGGCGACGGCGCTGCGGCTGTTCCGGGAGCACGGGTACGAGGCGACCACGGTCGAGCGGATCGCGCGGGAGGCGGAGGTCGCGCACACCACGGTGTTCCGCTATTTCCCGACGAAAGAGGATCTGGTCGTCAGCGACGACTACGATCCGGTCCTGTTCGAGGCGCTGCGGGCCCGCCCGGCGGACGTCCCGCCGCTGCGGGCGCTGCGCGAGGCGATGCGCGCGACCCTCGAGGGCCTCCCGGCGGACGATCTCGCCGCCGCACGGGACCGGGCCGTCCTGATCCTGGACGTCCCCGCGCTGCGCGGCGCGGCCTTCGGCAACATGCTCGCCACGATGCGGGCGCTCGGCGGCGTGCTCGCCGAACGGACCGGCCGCGCCCCGGACGACCCGGCCGTCCGGACGCTCACGGGCGCGGTGTTCGGGGTGTTCCTCGAGTTGATGGTCCGGTGGGTCGAGGACCCGTCGGTTCACCTCCCGGACGCCGTGGACGAGGCGCTCGCGGCGCTGGAATCGGGCCTGGCCGGCTGA
- a CDS encoding ribbon-helix-helix domain-containing protein translates to MARLNITLPDELAATLQGLAEDKKIASVSGFLADGARLKLSYLRDAATVDELFGPPTPDEQAMIDHLVDEGAQYHRHGQ, encoded by the coding sequence ATGGCGCGTCTCAACATCACGCTCCCCGATGAGCTGGCCGCCACGCTCCAGGGGCTCGCCGAGGACAAGAAGATCGCCTCGGTGTCCGGGTTCCTCGCCGACGGCGCCCGGCTCAAGCTGTCCTACCTGCGGGACGCCGCGACCGTCGACGAGCTGTTCGGCCCGCCGACCCCGGACGAGCAGGCCATGATCGACCATCTGGTCGACGAAGGCGCGCAGTACCACCGGCACGGCCAGTGA
- a CDS encoding transcriptional regulator, with the protein MDGFDEFLHVPARLSVVALLAPADWVEFAFVRDAVGTSDSALSKQLTALANAGYVTVKKGRDGGVRRTHVRLTLEGRAAFARHAAALERIVAAARPAPDREEAT; encoded by the coding sequence ATGGACGGCTTCGACGAGTTCCTGCACGTGCCGGCCCGGCTGTCGGTCGTCGCGCTGCTCGCGCCCGCCGACTGGGTCGAGTTCGCGTTCGTCCGCGACGCCGTCGGTACTAGCGACTCGGCCCTGTCCAAGCAGCTCACCGCGCTGGCGAACGCCGGCTACGTCACCGTGAAGAAGGGACGGGACGGCGGGGTGCGGCGCACGCACGTCCGGCTCACCCTGGAGGGCCGCGCGGCCTTCGCGCGGCACGCCGCCGCGCTGGAGCGCATCGTCGCCGCCGCCCGCCCCGCCCCCGACCGAGAGGAGGCCACATGA
- a CDS encoding MFS transporter, protein MPGRNHWWPVVGCGLVIFMATLDTSIVAVALPELERDFGVATAATEWVVLGYLLPLIALTLPAGRWLDRTGPRAALLLAVAGFALASVAAGLAPGLAWLVGARLVQGAFAGLLFAVIPMVVVRSVPPDVAGRASALVMTLGPLGAVSGPPLGGVITEFWGWPWIFYINVPVAVLVVAIALRTLPPDALRPPDRAFAGETLLLGAAATALLLSLSFTATHGLGWLALAPAAVPVLAAWWRTSASGPVRALVRTPASGPVAAVLLNALAISLVEFLAPFYLQETLGLSPLGAAAAILAMPVAMVLGGPVGGLLGDRWGTVRTSVLGLAVAGLGGSLLVFAGDGWHPAELSWRLALIGLGTGLFAGPCFATIMSGVPPELQGSAGAAQSLARQLGFSLGPALATAAWALSGYTLGGLRGAFAIGAVATLAALPLLARDFPHRKVRATFPIGK, encoded by the coding sequence GTGCCCGGAAGGAATCACTGGTGGCCGGTCGTGGGGTGCGGCCTGGTCATCTTCATGGCCACGCTCGACACGAGCATCGTCGCCGTCGCGCTGCCCGAGCTCGAACGGGACTTCGGCGTCGCGACGGCCGCCACCGAATGGGTCGTCCTCGGCTACCTGCTCCCGCTGATCGCGCTCACCCTGCCCGCGGGACGGTGGCTCGACCGGACGGGCCCGCGCGCCGCGCTGCTGCTCGCCGTCGCGGGGTTCGCGCTCGCGAGCGTCGCCGCGGGCCTCGCGCCCGGCCTCGCGTGGCTGGTCGGGGCGCGGCTCGTGCAGGGCGCGTTCGCCGGGCTGCTGTTCGCGGTGATCCCGATGGTGGTGGTGCGGTCCGTCCCGCCGGACGTGGCCGGACGCGCGAGCGCGCTCGTCATGACGCTGGGACCGCTCGGCGCCGTCAGCGGGCCCCCGCTCGGCGGCGTCATCACCGAGTTCTGGGGGTGGCCCTGGATCTTCTACATCAACGTGCCGGTCGCCGTCCTGGTCGTCGCGATCGCGCTCCGCACGCTGCCGCCGGACGCCCTGCGGCCGCCCGACCGCGCGTTCGCGGGGGAGACGCTCCTGCTGGGGGCCGCGGCGACCGCGCTGCTGCTGTCGCTGTCGTTCACCGCGACCCACGGCCTCGGGTGGCTCGCGCTCGCACCGGCCGCCGTCCCGGTCCTGGCCGCGTGGTGGCGGACGTCCGCGAGCGGGCCGGTCCGCGCGCTCGTCCGGACCCCGGCGTCCGGGCCGGTCGCGGCGGTGCTGCTGAACGCCCTCGCGATCTCGCTGGTCGAGTTCCTCGCGCCCTTCTACCTTCAGGAGACGCTGGGGCTGTCCCCGCTGGGCGCGGCCGCCGCGATCCTCGCGATGCCGGTCGCGATGGTGCTCGGCGGGCCGGTCGGCGGGCTCCTCGGTGACCGATGGGGGACGGTGCGTACGTCCGTCCTCGGGCTCGCGGTCGCCGGGCTCGGCGGGTCGCTGCTGGTGTTCGCGGGCGACGGCTGGCACCCGGCGGAGCTGAGCTGGCGGCTGGCCCTGATCGGGCTCGGCACCGGCCTGTTCGCCGGGCCCTGCTTCGCGACGATCATGTCCGGTGTCCCGCCCGAGCTGCAGGGCAGTGCGGGGGCCGCGCAGAGCCTCGCCCGCCAGCTCGGCTTCTCGCTCGGCCCGGCGCTCGCCACCGCGGCCTGGGCCCTCTCGGGCTACACGCTCGGCGGCCTGCGCGGCGCGTTCGCGATCGGCGCGGTCGCGACGCTCGCCGCCCTCCCGCTCCTCGCCCGCGACTTTCCTCATAGGAAAGTACGTGCTACTTTCCCCATAGGAAAGTAA
- a CDS encoding TetR/AcrR family transcriptional regulator, producing MIQEPRNARSRRSRAALLRAAREIVERDGVAAATMAAVAERAGVSRRAVYLHFASRGDLVSELFGYVNEVEDIEGRFAAVGDAPDAGTALDEFARAHAHFMARILPVSLAVEREARTDPDAARHWDTAMYWRDATNRALVERLADEGVLADGWTVDTASDMLLALIANGVTATLFDRGWTPDRVGEHMSRLLRAAFLAEPGRNT from the coding sequence GTGATCCAGGAACCGCGGAACGCGCGCAGCCGCCGGTCCCGCGCCGCGCTGCTGCGGGCCGCGCGCGAGATCGTCGAGCGGGACGGCGTCGCGGCGGCGACGATGGCGGCCGTCGCCGAACGCGCCGGCGTCTCCCGCCGGGCCGTCTACCTGCACTTCGCGTCCCGCGGCGACCTGGTCAGCGAGTTGTTCGGCTACGTCAACGAGGTCGAGGACATCGAGGGCCGGTTCGCCGCCGTCGGCGACGCCCCGGACGCCGGCACCGCCCTCGACGAGTTCGCCCGCGCGCACGCGCACTTCATGGCGCGCATCCTGCCCGTCTCCCTCGCCGTCGAGCGCGAGGCCCGCACCGACCCGGACGCCGCCCGCCACTGGGACACCGCGATGTACTGGCGCGACGCGACGAACCGCGCGCTCGTCGAGCGCCTCGCCGACGAGGGCGTCCTCGCCGACGGCTGGACGGTCGACACGGCGTCCGACATGCTCCTCGCCCTCATCGCCAACGGCGTCACCGCGACCCTCTTCGACCGCGGCTGGACGCCCGACCGCGTCGGCGAGCACATGTCCCGGCTGCTCCGCGCCGCCTTCCTCGCCGAGCCCGGCAGGAATACCTGA
- a CDS encoding superoxide dismutase: MRRRLMSVLLAFGLGAAATPAQAAPVAFPTTIRLPDGFRPEGIATGPGPVAYIGSMADGSIYRADLRTGRGSILAHGPGTPALGLKTDARGRLFVAGGTGGDARVLDVRTGRVLASYRLAAGPTFVNDVVLTRDAAWFTDSTAPVLYRLPLRGGRLPAAAQRIPLTGDLEYGTGFNANGITPTPDGRALLVVQSNTGGLFRVEPSGETRRVDLHGESLPEGDGLLLRGRTLYAVQNRLDAIAVLRLNEAGTEGRVVRRVSRPRLFDVPSTMAAFGSRLYLPNARFDTEPTPSTSYTVVAVPRP, from the coding sequence ATGCGACGTCGGTTGATGTCCGTTCTGCTCGCGTTCGGGCTGGGCGCGGCGGCGACGCCCGCCCAGGCCGCCCCCGTCGCGTTCCCGACCACGATCCGGCTGCCGGACGGGTTCCGGCCGGAGGGCATCGCGACCGGGCCCGGTCCGGTCGCCTACATCGGCTCCATGGCCGACGGCTCCATCTACCGTGCCGACCTGCGCACCGGGCGCGGCTCGATCCTCGCGCACGGCCCGGGCACGCCCGCCCTCGGCCTGAAGACCGACGCACGCGGACGGCTGTTCGTGGCGGGCGGGACCGGCGGGGACGCGCGGGTCCTCGACGTCCGCACCGGCCGGGTGCTGGCCTCGTACCGGCTGGCCGCGGGCCCCACGTTCGTCAACGACGTCGTCCTCACCCGGGACGCGGCGTGGTTCACCGACTCCACCGCCCCGGTGCTCTACCGGCTGCCGCTGCGCGGCGGACGGCTGCCCGCCGCCGCGCAGCGGATCCCCCTCACCGGCGACCTGGAGTACGGGACCGGCTTCAACGCCAACGGGATCACGCCGACGCCGGACGGACGGGCGCTGCTCGTCGTCCAGTCGAACACCGGCGGGCTGTTCCGCGTCGAGCCGTCCGGCGAGACCCGGCGGGTGGACCTGCACGGCGAGTCGCTGCCGGAGGGCGACGGCCTGCTGCTGCGCGGGCGGACGCTGTACGCGGTGCAGAACCGGCTGGACGCCATCGCCGTGCTGCGGCTGAACGAGGCGGGGACCGAGGGCCGGGTGGTCCGGCGGGTGAGTCGCCCCCGGCTGTTCGACGTGCCCTCCACGATGGCCGCGTTCGGGTCCCGGCTGTACCTCCCGAACGCCCGGTTCGACACGGAGCCGACCCCGTCGACGTCCTACACCGTGGTCGCCGTGCCGCGCCCGTGA
- a CDS encoding SDR family oxidoreductase codes for MPRTVLITGATGTVSTALIGALDGTDVHVRALVRDGARNVPGAEVCVGDLDDARSLPPAFEGVQDLWLLVPNGPRAPEHSMNAVWAARRAGVERIVRLSVVGAAHDAPNRSGRLHALSDRETESSGMRWTILRPHWFMQNLLNEAGDIAATGTFALNMAEARIGMIDARDIAACAARVLRDDPDRHHGATYTLTGPRSLTFDEVAAELSAALGRTVTYRPVGDDAKRETLLGYGLPDWIVDMLDEYARAYASGWGDLTTGTVAELLGRPPRDVADFARDHAAAFTH; via the coding sequence ATGCCGCGCACCGTACTGATCACCGGAGCCACCGGAACCGTGTCCACCGCGCTGATCGGCGCCCTGGACGGGACGGACGTGCACGTTCGCGCGCTCGTCCGGGACGGGGCGAGGAACGTGCCGGGAGCCGAGGTGTGCGTCGGGGACCTCGACGACGCCCGGTCGCTGCCGCCCGCCTTCGAGGGTGTGCAGGACCTGTGGCTGCTCGTCCCGAACGGGCCGCGGGCTCCGGAGCACAGCATGAACGCGGTGTGGGCCGCGCGCCGGGCCGGGGTCGAGCGGATCGTGCGGCTGTCGGTCGTGGGCGCGGCGCACGACGCGCCGAACCGCAGCGGCAGGCTGCACGCGCTGTCGGACCGGGAGACCGAGTCGTCCGGCATGCGCTGGACGATCCTGCGGCCGCACTGGTTCATGCAGAACCTCCTGAACGAGGCGGGCGACATCGCCGCCACGGGCACGTTCGCGCTGAACATGGCCGAAGCACGCATCGGCATGATCGACGCGCGCGACATCGCCGCGTGCGCCGCCCGGGTGCTGCGCGACGACCCGGACCGCCACCACGGCGCGACCTACACCCTGACGGGCCCGCGCTCGCTGACGTTCGACGAGGTCGCCGCGGAGTTGAGCGCGGCCCTCGGCCGCACGGTGACGTACCGGCCGGTCGGCGACGACGCCAAGCGGGAGACGCTGCTCGGGTACGGCCTCCCGGACTGGATCGTCGACATGCTCGACGAGTACGCGCGGGCCTACGCCTCCGGCTGGGGCGACCTCACCACCGGGACGGTCGCCGAACTGCTGGGCCGTCCGCCCCGGGACGTCGCCGACTTCGCCCGCGACCACGCCGCCGCGTTCACCCACTGA
- a CDS encoding MFS transporter yields MRPHISRGLLLLMSTATGLAVANNYFAQPLLDLIADELDITASAAALVVTAAQCGYALGLILLVPLGDLVDRRRLAVALYAATGVFLLVSATATSGAVLLAGTALTALTSVGAQVVVPFAATLAAPEERGKVVGTVMTGLMLGLLLARTASGALAELGGWRTVYWVSAVLMVLMAVLLRVRLPRLDGPREGLSYAGLLRSTVGMLGSEPLLRWRAAIAALSLASFSVLWTAATLLLARDPYGWTESAIGLFGLVGVVGALTASVAGRLADRGLVQTVSGAGTVLLVASWLLLAGGERSLVWLFAGVVVLDLAHQMVLNSSQNVVYALRPEARNRINSAFMTVFFAGGAAGSALTAVVWARGGWTGVCVLGAALSAGTVVLWALERVTVARTPNPVPAIAKGE; encoded by the coding sequence ATGAGACCCCACATATCGCGCGGGTTGCTCCTGCTGATGTCGACGGCGACCGGACTGGCCGTCGCGAACAACTACTTCGCGCAACCGCTGCTCGACCTGATCGCGGACGAGCTGGACATCACCGCGTCGGCGGCGGCGCTCGTGGTGACGGCCGCGCAGTGCGGGTACGCGCTCGGGCTGATCCTGCTGGTGCCGCTCGGCGACCTGGTGGACCGGCGGCGGCTGGCCGTGGCGCTGTACGCGGCGACCGGGGTGTTCCTGCTGGTGTCGGCCACCGCGACCAGCGGCGCTGTGCTGCTGGCCGGGACGGCGCTGACCGCGCTGACCTCGGTCGGTGCGCAGGTCGTGGTGCCGTTCGCGGCGACGCTGGCGGCGCCCGAGGAACGGGGCAAGGTGGTCGGGACGGTGATGACCGGCCTGATGCTCGGCCTGCTGCTGGCCCGGACGGCGTCCGGCGCGCTGGCCGAACTGGGCGGGTGGCGGACGGTCTACTGGGTGAGCGCCGTCCTGATGGTGCTGATGGCCGTCCTGCTCCGCGTCCGCCTGCCCCGGCTCGACGGCCCCCGCGAGGGCCTGTCCTATGCCGGGCTGCTGCGGTCGACGGTGGGGATGCTCGGGTCCGAGCCGCTGCTGCGGTGGCGGGCGGCCATCGCGGCGCTGAGCCTGGCCTCGTTCAGCGTGCTGTGGACGGCCGCGACGCTTTTGCTGGCCCGCGACCCGTACGGCTGGACGGAGTCGGCGATCGGGCTGTTCGGCCTGGTCGGGGTGGTGGGCGCGCTGACCGCGTCGGTCGCCGGACGGCTCGCCGACCGCGGTCTCGTGCAGACGGTGAGCGGCGCGGGGACGGTGCTGCTGGTGGCGTCCTGGCTGCTGCTCGCGGGCGGCGAGCGGTCGCTGGTCTGGCTGTTCGCCGGTGTGGTCGTGCTCGATCTGGCGCACCAGATGGTGCTCAACAGCAGCCAGAACGTCGTGTACGCGCTGCGCCCCGAGGCCCGCAACCGGATCAACTCCGCCTTCATGACCGTGTTCTTCGCCGGCGGCGCGGCGGGCTCCGCGCTGACCGCGGTGGTCTGGGCCCGCGGCGGCTGGACCGGCGTGTGCGTCCTGGGCGCCGCGCTGTCGGCCGGAACGGTCGTGCTCTGGGCCCTCGAGCGCGTCACCGTCGCCCGCACCCCGAACCCCGTCCCCGCCATCGCCAAGGGAGAATGA
- a CDS encoding alpha-ketoglutarate-dependent dioxygenase AlkB, producing MPRKSRISDEIISCALPSEEDLYAELSASARLEDVGKGRRGAVLAKVDEVEGVPLVRTTTRYGSPAQRFRTVHERLARQVQERASIAVGFNNALIESYTNAYKTMGAHSDQALDLADGSFIAVFSCYRHPEAGAPRKLIFESKDSGGEKFEIPLEHNGIVAFSVESNRRLKHKIVLDTSARTADNQWLGVTFRTAKTFVRFRDGHAYLQRASRLTLADEEQQREFYGLRRRENKETNFSYPPLTYTISESDLLPPA from the coding sequence TTGCCCCGCAAGTCTAGGATCTCGGACGAGATCATCTCGTGCGCCCTGCCGAGCGAGGAGGATCTCTACGCGGAACTGTCCGCGTCGGCTCGTCTGGAAGATGTAGGAAAAGGTCGGCGAGGCGCCGTGCTCGCCAAGGTCGACGAGGTGGAGGGTGTGCCTCTCGTGCGCACCACCACTCGATACGGGAGTCCGGCGCAGCGTTTCCGGACGGTGCACGAACGGCTGGCGCGGCAGGTTCAAGAACGTGCGTCGATCGCGGTCGGCTTCAACAACGCCCTGATCGAGAGCTACACGAATGCTTACAAGACCATGGGCGCTCATTCCGACCAAGCTCTCGATCTGGCCGACGGTTCCTTCATCGCTGTCTTCTCCTGCTACCGACATCCCGAGGCGGGTGCACCGAGGAAGCTGATCTTCGAGTCGAAGGATTCCGGTGGCGAGAAGTTCGAGATCCCTCTCGAACACAACGGTATCGTCGCGTTCTCCGTCGAATCGAATCGGCGGCTCAAGCACAAAATCGTCCTGGACACGTCCGCCCGGACGGCGGACAACCAATGGTTGGGCGTGACGTTCCGGACGGCGAAGACATTCGTTCGGTTCCGTGACGGGCATGCGTACCTCCAGCGGGCTTCGCGCCTCACGCTGGCCGACGAGGAGCAGCAGCGCGAGTTCTACGGGCTGCGCCGTCGCGAGAACAAGGAAACGAACTTCAGCTATCCGCCGCTGACGTACACCATCAGCGAGAGCGATCTGCTGCCGCCCGCCTGA
- a CDS encoding HEAT repeat domain-containing protein — MADTDHVRLARIADKLAAARARPVPQTAFGADAHLFELAPPVPEAVVAEFEERHKVALPPAYRLFITELGAEGAGPGYRLCRLDTACCTHRRSDHLARPSPYLPGPRYLDDWELRYEDPPGPNRHFLPGTLRIAAHGCSLVTRLIVTGPAQGRLINLDDDGPVGPYVVEDADFLAWYERWLDESAAGYDVGWFGERLPLDEPELLAVLSEDPSPSRRSRAGESLLRLPALSDTAWSALLGAISTDAAPSVRAELWDQLRWERHKHQRTLANAEEIANNVARHARSSTPRDLNALSTLRDLTFADVQPELASGDVERRRRAAYELARSWTLKRDDLQQDQLEGAVSALLDEEDPLLRAHGVAAVRRFGLTDFHPRLRALRQTETDPWVRHELEYSLGEHPARIWDAPTSPAMQGEGEGYCKAPPF, encoded by the coding sequence GTGGCAGACACCGATCACGTCCGACTGGCCCGCATAGCCGACAAGCTCGCGGCGGCACGGGCCCGGCCCGTACCGCAGACGGCCTTCGGCGCGGACGCGCATCTCTTCGAACTCGCCCCACCGGTGCCCGAGGCCGTCGTCGCCGAGTTCGAGGAACGTCACAAAGTGGCGCTGCCCCCGGCATATCGCCTGTTCATCACCGAACTGGGCGCCGAAGGCGCCGGTCCGGGCTACCGGTTGTGCCGCCTCGACACCGCATGCTGCACGCATCGCCGGTCGGACCATCTGGCTCGGCCCAGCCCCTACCTCCCCGGCCCGCGCTACCTCGACGACTGGGAACTTCGGTACGAGGACCCGCCGGGCCCGAATCGGCACTTCCTGCCTGGCACCCTGCGGATAGCCGCCCACGGGTGCTCCCTCGTCACTCGCCTGATCGTGACGGGACCGGCGCAGGGACGACTGATCAACCTCGACGACGATGGCCCGGTCGGCCCGTACGTCGTCGAGGACGCCGACTTCCTGGCCTGGTACGAGCGATGGCTGGACGAGAGCGCCGCCGGTTACGACGTCGGCTGGTTCGGCGAGCGGCTCCCCCTGGACGAACCCGAACTTCTCGCGGTCCTCTCCGAAGACCCGTCACCATCCCGACGGAGCCGCGCGGGAGAATCGCTCCTGCGACTGCCGGCGCTCAGTGACACCGCATGGAGCGCTCTCCTCGGCGCGATCAGCACCGACGCGGCCCCCAGCGTCCGCGCCGAGTTGTGGGATCAGCTGCGCTGGGAAAGGCACAAGCACCAGCGCACCCTGGCGAACGCCGAGGAAATCGCGAACAACGTCGCACGACACGCCAGATCGAGCACGCCACGAGACCTCAACGCCCTCAGTACCCTCCGTGATCTCACGTTTGCAGACGTTCAGCCGGAGTTGGCGTCGGGCGACGTCGAACGGCGCCGCCGGGCCGCCTACGAGTTGGCCCGATCGTGGACGCTCAAGCGGGATGACCTCCAGCAAGACCAGCTCGAAGGTGCGGTCAGCGCACTCCTGGACGAAGAAGACCCCCTTCTCCGAGCGCACGGTGTCGCGGCGGTCCGCCGGTTCGGCCTCACGGACTTCCACCCCCGGCTTCGTGCCTTGCGGCAGACCGAGACCGACCCCTGGGTCAGGCACGAGCTCGAATACAGTCTCGGCGAGCACCCGGCCCGAATCTGGGACGCCCCCACGTCCCCGGCCATGCAGGGAGAGGGCGAAGGGTATTGCAAGGCCCCTCCCTTCTGA